A stretch of Flexivirga aerilata DNA encodes these proteins:
- the dhaM gene encoding dihydroxyacetone kinase phosphoryl donor subunit DhaM: MTVGIVVVSHSRALADAAVALAAEMVPAGSVPVRVAAGAPDMSFGTDAAEIAAAIQAADGASDGAGVVVLLDLGSAILSTQLALDLVPADVRDRTIVSPAPLVEGLVVAMINASIGTPRERVAADASGALQPKQSQLAAD; the protein is encoded by the coding sequence ATGACTGTCGGCATCGTCGTGGTCTCGCACAGCCGCGCCCTGGCCGACGCCGCGGTGGCACTCGCCGCCGAGATGGTGCCCGCCGGCTCGGTGCCGGTGCGGGTCGCGGCGGGTGCGCCGGACATGTCGTTCGGCACCGACGCGGCCGAGATCGCGGCCGCGATCCAGGCTGCCGACGGAGCTTCGGACGGCGCCGGTGTCGTCGTACTCCTCGACCTCGGCAGCGCGATCCTGTCCACTCAGCTCGCGCTCGACCTGGTGCCCGCCGACGTGCGGGACCGCACGATCGTCTCGCCCGCACCGCTGGTCGAGGGGCTGGTGGTCGCGATGATCAACGCCTCCATCGGCACCCCCCGCGAACGCGTCGCCGCCGACGCATCGGGGGCGCTGCAGCCGAAGCAGTCGCAGCTCGCGGCCGACTGA
- the dhaL gene encoding dihydroxyacetone kinase subunit DhaL yields MPDAWDVPLLTEWLTGFRDAVDQAGEELTALDSAIGDADHGSNMRRGLAAAVAAVSQAPPADCGAFFKTVGMSLVSNVGGASGPLYGTLFLRMGTVAGTAGTLAIQLFGECLQAGLDGLVQRGKAQPGDKTMVDAMLPAVRAYDEVAADGGPMVSALTAAAQAAAQGRDGTTPMEAKKGRASYLGERSVGHQDPGATSMTLLFETAAKVFA; encoded by the coding sequence ATGCCCGACGCGTGGGATGTGCCGCTGCTGACGGAGTGGCTCACCGGCTTCCGCGATGCCGTCGACCAGGCGGGTGAGGAGCTGACCGCGCTCGACTCGGCGATCGGGGACGCCGACCACGGCAGCAACATGCGCCGTGGTCTCGCGGCGGCCGTCGCGGCGGTGTCGCAGGCGCCACCCGCAGATTGCGGCGCGTTCTTCAAAACCGTTGGTATGTCGCTCGTTTCGAACGTCGGTGGTGCGAGCGGTCCGCTCTACGGGACGTTGTTCCTGCGGATGGGGACGGTGGCCGGCACGGCCGGGACTCTCGCCATACAGCTTTTTGGAGAGTGCCTGCAGGCCGGCCTCGACGGGCTGGTGCAGCGCGGCAAGGCGCAGCCGGGCGACAAGACGATGGTCGACGCGATGTTGCCGGCGGTGCGTGCCTATGACGAGGTCGCCGCCGACGGCGGGCCGATGGTGTCGGCGTTGACGGCGGCCGCGCAGGCTGCGGCGCAGGGCAGGGACGGGACGACGCCGATGGAGGCCAAGAAGGGGCGCGCGAGCTACCTCGGCGAGCGCAGCGTCGGCCACCAGGACCCCGGCGCGACCTCGATGACGCTCCTCTTCGAAACGGCTGCAAAGGTATTCGCATGA
- the dhaK gene encoding dihydroxyacetone kinase subunit DhaK — MKKFINDPSAVVTEALAGMAAAHPSLRVDLDQRVVYRARPKPDGRVALVSGGGSGHEPMHGGFVGTGMLDAACAGEVFTSPVPDQILAATKEVDRGAGVLHIVKNYTGDVMNFEMAAELAAADGIEVATVVTADDVAVQDSTYTAGRRGVGVTVLLEKIVGAAAESGADLESLTALARRVAEGGRSMGVALTSGTVPAAGQPTFDLPEDQMEVGIGIHGEPGRRREPLAPAHEIAQMLVEPILDDADFTQGDTIAFLNGMGATPEIELYLMYGEVAKILADQGITVARTLVGSYMTSLDMSGCSLTLLSADDELLRWWDAPVNTPGLRWGR; from the coding sequence ATGAAGAAGTTCATCAACGATCCGTCAGCCGTCGTCACCGAGGCATTGGCCGGTATGGCGGCAGCCCACCCCTCGTTGCGCGTCGATCTCGACCAGCGCGTCGTCTACCGGGCGCGGCCCAAACCGGACGGCCGGGTGGCGCTGGTCTCCGGCGGCGGGAGCGGCCACGAGCCCATGCACGGCGGCTTCGTCGGCACCGGCATGCTCGACGCCGCTTGTGCCGGTGAGGTTTTCACCTCCCCGGTGCCCGACCAGATCCTGGCCGCGACCAAGGAGGTCGACCGCGGCGCCGGCGTGCTGCACATCGTGAAGAACTACACCGGCGACGTGATGAACTTCGAGATGGCCGCCGAGCTCGCGGCCGCCGACGGCATCGAGGTCGCGACCGTGGTGACCGCCGACGACGTCGCGGTGCAGGACAGCACCTACACCGCCGGCCGGCGCGGGGTCGGCGTGACCGTGCTGCTGGAGAAGATCGTCGGGGCCGCCGCCGAGTCGGGCGCCGACCTCGAGTCGCTCACCGCGCTCGCGCGGCGGGTCGCCGAGGGCGGACGCAGCATGGGCGTCGCGCTGACGTCAGGCACCGTGCCGGCCGCGGGCCAACCGACGTTCGACCTGCCCGAGGACCAGATGGAGGTCGGCATCGGCATCCACGGCGAGCCGGGCCGCCGCCGCGAACCCCTCGCCCCCGCGCACGAGATCGCGCAGATGCTCGTCGAGCCGATCCTCGACGACGCCGACTTCACCCAGGGCGACACCATCGCGTTCCTCAACGGCATGGGCGCGACGCCCGAGATCGAGCTCTACCTGATGTATGGCGAGGTCGCGAAAATCCTTGCCGATCAAGGAATCACCGTCGCGCGGACGCTCGTTGGGTCCTACATGACGTCACTCGACATGTCCGGCTGCTCGCTGACCCTGCTGTCCGCCGACGACGAGTTGCTGCGCTGGTGGGACGCGCCGGTCAACACCCCCGGCCTGCGGTGGGGTCGGTGA
- a CDS encoding DUF4190 domain-containing protein → MSDPYGERPDRPQSSGPHYGQPPNEPPVHEQETRAQQIPQQPQQTGQGYGPGYGQYGSGVYGQSGESSQPSQGDQPSQGGPDLTKRPPATYGQQPNPYAEQYGGGQYTTGQYGAGYGGQYPAQPGYGAPYQGGSPYVAYQEKPSNGLAIASLVTSLCGIFLCFIGSLVGIGLGIAALSQAKKTGAGRGMAIAGIVIGAVEIVLGIGFFIVLFATGSSSSS, encoded by the coding sequence ATGTCCGATCCGTATGGCGAGCGCCCCGACCGCCCGCAGTCCTCCGGCCCCCACTACGGGCAGCCGCCGAACGAGCCGCCGGTGCACGAGCAGGAGACCCGTGCTCAGCAGATCCCGCAGCAGCCGCAGCAGACCGGGCAGGGCTACGGCCCGGGCTACGGACAGTACGGCTCGGGCGTCTACGGGCAGAGCGGCGAGAGCAGTCAACCCAGCCAGGGCGACCAGCCCAGCCAGGGCGGCCCCGACCTGACCAAGCGGCCACCGGCGACCTACGGTCAGCAGCCGAACCCCTACGCCGAGCAGTACGGCGGGGGCCAGTACACCACCGGCCAGTACGGCGCCGGCTACGGCGGCCAGTACCCCGCCCAGCCCGGCTACGGCGCCCCCTACCAGGGCGGCAGCCCCTACGTCGCCTACCAGGAGAAGCCGAGCAACGGGCTGGCGATCGCGTCGCTGGTGACCAGCCTCTGCGGGATCTTCCTGTGCTTCATCGGGTCGCTCGTCGGCATCGGTCTCGGCATCGCGGCGCTGAGCCAGGCCAAGAAGACCGGCGCTGGCCGCGGCATGGCGATCGCCGGCATCGTGATCGGTGCCGTCGAGATCGTGCTGGGCATCGGCTTCTTCATCGTGCTGTTCGCGACCGGCAGCAGCAGTTCGAGCTGA
- a CDS encoding geranylgeranyl reductase family protein: MQGHRDQAYDVVVVGAGPAGSSAARAAAVAGARTLLVDRAHFPRYKTCGGGLIGPTLRSLPAALDVPVQQEIHRASFSLRGTAAFERDAGERILSLVNRADFDAALLDAAREAGAEVRTGVTVTGIADDGQLVTVSTADGELTARAVVGADGSASRIGRYVGVRLRQTDLGLEVELAPDERSARAFAGRIHIDWGPTPGSYAWVFPKRDVLTVGVIQAKGEPAATRQYLLDFTAQQGLSHLPEVRSSGHLTRCRAADSPLGRGRVLVAGDAAGLLEPWTREGISYAVRSGTLAGAAAASMGSGEAGAGRALASYEQGIGGELGIEMAAGERTLRAFERHPRAFHTMLRTRVGWRVFTRITRGDTTLARVVRHRSVAAGLAAMNRW; encoded by the coding sequence GTGCAGGGGCATCGAGATCAGGCGTATGACGTGGTGGTCGTCGGCGCCGGACCCGCGGGCAGCAGCGCGGCCCGCGCCGCCGCGGTGGCCGGCGCCCGCACCCTGCTGGTCGACCGGGCGCACTTCCCGCGCTACAAGACCTGCGGCGGCGGCCTGATCGGCCCCACCCTGCGCTCCCTGCCGGCGGCTCTCGACGTGCCGGTGCAGCAGGAGATCCACCGGGCGTCGTTCAGCCTGCGCGGGACCGCCGCCTTCGAGCGCGACGCCGGCGAGCGGATCCTCAGCCTGGTCAACCGGGCCGACTTCGACGCCGCGCTGCTCGACGCCGCGCGGGAGGCGGGCGCGGAGGTCCGCACCGGGGTGACCGTCACCGGCATCGCCGACGACGGGCAGCTGGTGACCGTCAGCACCGCGGACGGCGAGCTGACCGCCCGCGCGGTCGTCGGCGCGGACGGGTCGGCCAGCCGGATCGGCCGGTATGTCGGGGTGCGGTTGCGCCAGACCGACCTCGGCCTGGAGGTCGAACTCGCCCCCGACGAGCGCTCCGCGCGCGCCTTCGCCGGGCGCATCCACATCGACTGGGGACCGACGCCGGGCTCCTACGCCTGGGTCTTCCCCAAGCGTGACGTGCTGACCGTCGGCGTGATCCAGGCCAAGGGCGAGCCGGCCGCGACCCGGCAATATCTGCTCGATTTCACCGCGCAGCAAGGCCTTTCGCATCTGCCGGAGGTTCGCAGCAGCGGGCACCTCACGCGCTGCCGAGCGGCCGACTCACCTCTTGGGCGCGGGCGGGTGCTGGTCGCCGGGGACGCCGCGGGCCTGCTCGAGCCGTGGACCCGCGAGGGCATCTCCTATGCCGTGCGCTCCGGCACGCTCGCCGGCGCGGCGGCCGCGTCCATGGGGTCCGGAGAGGCCGGCGCCGGGCGGGCGCTTGCGTCATACGAGCAGGGGATCGGGGGTGAGCTCGGCATCGAGATGGCCGCCGGAGAGCGGACGCTGCGGGCCTTCGAGCGCCACCCGCGCGCCTTCCACACGATGCTGCGCACCCGCGTCGGGTGGCGCGTCTTCACCCGCATCACCCGCGGCGACACCACCCTCGCGCGGGTGGTGCGGCACCGGTCGGTCGCCGCCGGCCTCGCCGCGATGAACCGCTGGTGA